The Pagrus major chromosome 1, Pma_NU_1.0 genome includes the window CACTTTTTGGGTGCATGGGTGTCAGAAATAgttgcaccctggagccctgatCGGCGTATTGAATTAACTGCCCCAGCTCTGTGCTGTGTCCCACCAGGTGGCAGTGATGTGGGGCTCAGGTCTGTTGCTCCTCCTGGTCGGACTCTGGCATCGGTCCCACGCCCAGAGCTCCGAGCCCATGTTTCAGGTAGTAACGCAGACGATGCTTCCTCCCGACAGTCTGCACAATCCCACACAACTCAACTATGGGATGGCTGTGACAGACGTGGATGGCGATGGCGACCTGGAGGTGGTTGTGGCAGGGTGAGTGTGAGAGTGATGGCGAGACAGTTTCTGTTAATTGTGTCTTTGCAGAAATTCTTCGAGCAAAACAAACCCATGTGATGTTCTCTCTCAGGTACAATGGGCCCAACCTGGTGCTGAAGTACGATCGCACTCAAAACAGGCTGATAAACATTGCTGTTGATGACAGTAACTCTCCATACTACGCCCTGAGGGACAGAACAGGGGCTGCTATTGGAGTTACCGCCTGTGATGTTGATGGAGACGGACGTGAGGAGATCTACTTCCTCAACACAAACAATGCCTACTCTGGTAACGTGTGCATTCTCATTCTCATGTGTCCTCAAAATTTTTGCCCCCGCTGACTGATTTTTCCTCATGATCACTGACTTTTTTTTGATGCAGGAAAGGCAACTTATTCAGACAAGCTCTTCAAGTTTCGGAACGGCCGCTTTGAAGATCTTCTGAGCGACGAGCTCAATGTGCGTCGTGGAGTTGCTAAAAGCATGGCAGGACGCTCGGTTGCATGTGTTGACAGAAAGGTTAGTAAAACTTCTGTACTTTTCTCAATGTTTACAATTCCTTCCCCTCACTCTATTGCCTGTTGTTGCTCTGCAGGGAACAGGCCGTTACTCAATATATGTGGCCAACTACGCCAGTGGCAATGTCGGTCCCCACGCTCTCTTGGAAATGGACGATGCTGCCAGTGATGTGAACGCGGGCGTCGTCGCGCTGTCGGACGTGGCTGCAGAGGCCGGGGTCAACAGGTTAACAGGTCAGGAGTCGGCTTGGAGGAGTGAAGTCTGTGATGTATTGGAAGTGTGCTGAATCAGCGGTTCGCTTGTTGTGCAGGTGGACGCGGGGTGGTGGTTGGACCGATCCTGAGTGAGTCGAGGTCGGATGTGTTCTGTGACAACGAAAACGGATACAACTTCCTGTTCAAGAATAATGGAGATGGGACTTTTGTTGATATGGCCAGACAGGCAGGTGAGAGTAGTTGTAGAGGAAGTGAAGAAGCTGAAAGCAGGAGTAGAAATACTTTTgaataaatgtagtttttgagTAGAGTACTGAGTTCCTGTCTTTTCAAAGTTTatacttgtgttttcacacctAATATGTTTTGCCCTGCTAGAGAAAGCTGTTCAggctgctagctgcatggctaaccgagctaactagctaacggcagcttcAGTTAGCGACAGCCAAATCGCACAAACTGACAATTTCTACATGATTTTGCTTTAAGTGGATGCTGAAAGTCCCCCAGGCTGAActgcaaaaacagcaacaatagACAAATATGGAACTTATATACAAAATagcaaaatacaataatattttTTCCCCACCTTATTAAGTAAAAAATAAGTAAAGAGGTCGCTACAAGCCCCCCAATAAACAGTCAAGAAATGCACATCTATGGCAGGTCATTTGTAGATGAACCCAAcatataaaatagaaaactcAGTGGCAGTAATAACTATATAAGTCCAATCTAGATAATATATAGAAATAATGGACATCAaggctgaaaaaacacatttattgttgaCAATgtcttttctattttctatgTTCTCTGTaaacaagacacaaaatgatttaaagctgtaattttaaagtaaaatagctgcatgatgttgctttaaaaataaattatatttaaatttttttttaaatttaaaaatgcaaatatggaGTATTTTTTATCCAGCACTAAAGCTTTCGACCTTGTGTCAACTTGTAAAGGTGTGGAGGATAGGTACCAGCACGGCAGAGGAGTAGCACTGGCAGACTTCAATGGCGATGGGAAGACGGATATTGTGTATGGCAACTGGAACGGCCCGCACAGACTTTTCCTGCAGGGCAGCGACTCTAAATTCCGGGTAAGGAAGGAGAACAGGACAGTGAAGGAGTCCGGGGTGACAATTAAAAGTCTGTAAGCTGTAAAGAGTTTGACATAGAAAGAGCTGACAGTGTTCTCTTGTGCAGAACATTGCTACTGGAAGATTTGCTGATCCTTCACCTATTCGCACAGTCATCGCTGCCGACTTTGACAATGACAAGGAGCTGGACGTGTTTTTCAATAATATTGCTTACAGGGGCAGTGCCCCCAACAGGCTGTTCAGGTGACATTTCAATTATCAAGTGAACCCAAGTTCAAATAAAAAACCACTAAAAACCAGTAAAAAAAGATCCTGATATCATTAGCTATTTTTACagtcttgtgtgtttgtttgcagggTGTCGAGGAGAGCCGATGCAGACCCTTTGATCCAGCAGCTGAACGTTGGAGACGCTGCAGAGCCACAGGGGCGAGGAACAGGTCAGCCTCCTCTAAACTCAGAACAGACGACATTTGACAACATTTTCCTCCGTTTAAGTCTCAAAATGTTAGAAATTGAAGTGAGTATGTGACACCTCTGCCACGTCTCTGTTTGGATGAGATttacagagacacagctgtcagataaacacCACAGTGAAGTTGTTATGTAGGTCAGTGCAGTGAAAGCCTGCTGTCTGTTTTGGACAGGTGGCACTGTGACAGACTTGGATGGGGACGGACAGCTGGACCTGCTGCTTGCACATGGGGAGAGTGCCCAGCAGCCCATCTCTGTCTTCAAGGTCACAcaggtgtgtatgtgcatgtgttgcTTAAACAAAAGCACCAACACAACAATGTTAAAATACTTACTCGATGCATACAATGCACAAGGTCATCAAATTTAAAGCCTGTTTTTGGCGGCATGCTGACAAAAGACGCTGCTCTGTAATCTGGTGGAACGGCACTAAGACAAATTTTACTTAGTATCAAAAATATGTTGcgtctttctttcactcactttcagAAGTAATGCACACGCTAGCCAGATCAACATCTTTAGATGGAAGGCAGTTGTACCAagtttgtccacaggggccaccagattcaacacaaaatgaaagttcttttaaagtatcaaaagtaaaactacTAATTTTGCAGTCAAACTACTACTGAAAGTGTTCCCTGTGACTGCTGTATTATAAGTGACATTATTAGATTGTCAATACTGATCCATCAATGTGTGCAcagcattttactgttataGCTTGTTGAGGTAGAGCTAGTTTTAACTACTTCATAAACTGTTGGGTAGCTTAGTTCAGGGGTTCCCAACCTAGGGGTCGGGTCACAAGATGAATCTGAGGTTCATGAGGTGATTATTGAGGTTgtaaaggagaggaaaaaacatgttataaCATGTCATAATTTCAAAAGGTTATGTTGTACAATGTGTGTATGGAAAATATTAATCAGAAAAGTAATCCAGCTCAGATATTTGCAGTGGAATAAAGTGTATGTTCTCGAGTACAATTGTCTTAAAACTACTTGATTACAGTGTTGTTTATAGTAACTGAGCCCTTAAGATACAAAACCTAAACTGTCCAACCTCATCAGGGCTCGTCCAACAACTGGCTGCGGGTCGTCCCTCGCACCCAGTTTGGCTCTTTCGCCCGGGGAGCCAAGGTAACAGCCTTCACCAGCCAGAGCGGCGCTCACACGCGCATCATTGACGGAGGCTCAGGGTACCTGTGTGAGATGGAGCCTGTGGCACACTTTGGTTTAGGTAACGTCCTTTACACTATGTAATTTACAGATactgaaagaaaatgtgatacTCAAACATATATCTCTTATTAAGGATATAATATGTAACGTTTCTACAATAAACTTAGAGTTACATAGCAagattagcttagcattaagactgagGGCAGGGATAAACCGCTAACCTGGCTCTGTCCGAAGTTAAAGAATACACCAAGCTCATTGGTTaacatgtatttgttgttattccatacacaaagaaaaacaacaatttgtggTTTTGGACAGAGATCCATCACCCTAACAGTGTTTTTTAACTCAGGACAGACCCAGGTTTCCCCTGCATCCactcttcatgctaagctaagctaatttaTTTGCCTCCTGTGTGACGCTCTGATTTTTCTTCCCTTGACTCCCAGGAAACGATGAGGTGACGGTACTGGAGGTCTCCTGGCCAGACGGCAGCTCCATCACTCGAAGCCTCCAGCCGGGTGAAATGAACTCAGTGGTGGAAGTAGCCTATCCCAAAGAAGGGGAAACGACTGCGCTTGCCAACGACACGCAGGTACGCAGAACGGATCCGCGGCATGAACTCTGAGCAAGGGTAATGTTTCAGTCAGTCTCTATAGTGACATTATAAATGTATCCAAACCACCACAGTCTgtctcttgttgttttttgtcacagGCAAGATTAGTTCAATCAAACACAGTTTTATCAAAATATCGTTGTGAGCACTCTGTCAGTAATGTTACTGATTGATTGCTTGCTTCTTTGCTGTTTCTAAAATCTAAATGATTCAAAATATTTGGTTTTAATATCAACtaatttctttcttctttcattcAGTGTGGTAAAGGTTACACTGTCAAGAATGGCCGCTGTGCAGGTAAGCATATTTTTTcacgttattattattattattattttttttttttttttaattgagcaCCCTGAAAGTccaatgtgtaggatttagttgCATCTAGTGGTGGGGTTgtagattgcaaccaactgaacaccccttgCCTCACCCTTCCGTATGATGGCtactaaaaacatgaaaagatgTGAGAAGCCCTCACTACAGCAGAAGATTAGTTTGGCTTTTCTGGGCTACCGTACAAACATGTCGGACTCAGTGGAAGAGGACCGGTTCCTCTGTAGACATAAAAGGCTCactctaaggtaacaaaaacacaacaaaccatagtttcaggtgataatacatgaatgaaaacttaattataaatgttttgttacatttctgccaatagatccttctaaatcctacacactggacctttttaaTGATAAGTATATGCATTTAAAATAACctattatttgttttctttttaattttctttcatgtttatgtttctgcaggtctgtgaggaTAATCACAtgaaatacaacacaaaatcaGATTCACACATACAATAATGTTACAGAACACATGGTTTTAAAACACTAAGGCAGAGGtattgttttttcctttactcTATGAGtagtttttttgtattattttagtaatatttttgtttcttcatctttttttcattatttacttTTAGTGCTACTGCTATAGTTGCTTTTTTCTATGTGCCAATGTAAGCTCACTAAATAAACCGCTACAATTCAATATTGTCagattatcatcattatcatgtACAAAGAATCACATCTGTTGCACTGGGTTTTCCCTAAAAGCTGAAAATGAACCAGTAAGAACCAGATCTGATGTGTGTGGCTGACACAGATCTTTTCTGTACAAAAGAGAGATACTGAGTACCTCTATCCCCCTGTGTCCCCTGTGTTGGCACACCTCTCCT containing:
- the crtac1a gene encoding cartilage acidic protein 1a isoform X3, with translation MWGSGLLLLLVGLWHRSHAQSSEPMFQVVTQTMLPPDSLHNPTQLNYGMAVTDVDGDGDLEVVVAGYNGPNLVLKYDRTQNRLINIAVDDSNSPYYALRDRTGAAIGVTACDVDGDGREEIYFLNTNNAYSGKATYSDKLFKFRNGRFEDLLSDELNVRRGVAKSMAGRSVACVDRKGTGRYSIYVANYASGNVGPHALLEMDDAASDVNAGVVALSDVAAEAGVNRLTGVEDRYQHGRGVALADFNGDGKTDIVYGNWNGPHRLFLQGSDSKFRNIATGRFADPSPIRTVIAADFDNDKELDVFFNNIAYRGSAPNRLFRVSRRADADPLIQQLNVGDAAEPQGRGTGGTVTDLDGDGQLDLLLAHGESAQQPISVFKVTQGSSNNWLRVVPRTQFGSFARGAKVTAFTSQSGAHTRIIDGGSGYLCEMEPVAHFGLGNDEVTVLEVSWPDGSSITRSLQPGEMNSVVEVAYPKEGETTALANDTQCGKGYTVKNGRCAGL
- the crtac1a gene encoding cartilage acidic protein 1a isoform X2 produces the protein MWGSGLLLLLVGLWHRSHAQSSEPMFQVVTQTMLPPDSLHNPTQLNYGMAVTDVDGDGDLEVVVAGYNGPNLVLKYDRTQNRLINIAVDDSNSPYYALRDRTGAAIGVTACDVDGDGREEIYFLNTNNAYSGKATYSDKLFKFRNGRFEDLLSDELNVRRGVAKSMAGRSVACVDRKGTGRYSIYVANYASGNVGPHALLEMDDAASDVNAGVVALSDVAAEAGVNRLTGGRGVVVGPILSESRSDVFCDNENGYNFLFKNNGDGTFVDMARQAGVEDRYQHGRGVALADFNGDGKTDIVYGNWNGPHRLFLQGSDSKFRNIATGRFADPSPIRTVIAADFDNDKELDVFFNNIAYRGSAPNRLFRVSRRADADPLIQQLNVGDAAEPQGRGTGGTVTDLDGDGQLDLLLAHGESAQQPISVFKVTQGSSNNWLRVVPRTQFGSFARGAKVTAFTSQSGAHTRIIDGGSGYLCEMEPVAHFGLGNDEVTVLEVSWPDGSSITRSLQPGEMNSVVEVAYPKEGETTALANDTQVRRTDPRHEL
- the crtac1a gene encoding cartilage acidic protein 1a isoform X1, whose translation is MWGSGLLLLLVGLWHRSHAQSSEPMFQVVTQTMLPPDSLHNPTQLNYGMAVTDVDGDGDLEVVVAGYNGPNLVLKYDRTQNRLINIAVDDSNSPYYALRDRTGAAIGVTACDVDGDGREEIYFLNTNNAYSGKATYSDKLFKFRNGRFEDLLSDELNVRRGVAKSMAGRSVACVDRKGTGRYSIYVANYASGNVGPHALLEMDDAASDVNAGVVALSDVAAEAGVNRLTGGRGVVVGPILSESRSDVFCDNENGYNFLFKNNGDGTFVDMARQAGVEDRYQHGRGVALADFNGDGKTDIVYGNWNGPHRLFLQGSDSKFRNIATGRFADPSPIRTVIAADFDNDKELDVFFNNIAYRGSAPNRLFRVSRRADADPLIQQLNVGDAAEPQGRGTGGTVTDLDGDGQLDLLLAHGESAQQPISVFKVTQGSSNNWLRVVPRTQFGSFARGAKVTAFTSQSGAHTRIIDGGSGYLCEMEPVAHFGLGNDEVTVLEVSWPDGSSITRSLQPGEMNSVVEVAYPKEGETTALANDTQCGKGYTVKNGRCAGL